The Allocoleopsis franciscana PCC 7113 genome window below encodes:
- a CDS encoding 6-pyruvoyl trahydropterin synthase family protein, with translation MPKWKLVTEFTFDSAHFIKDYDGSCGRMHGHTYKVRVEATSSKLHPSQYCPHPIMVADFRSLRWAKQDMTKGGLDHSVLNEVLPEGYETTAEMIAQYIYEETKKRVPDDVRLKVVVSETPNSWVEYEGD, from the coding sequence AAACTGGTCACTGAGTTTACCTTTGATAGTGCCCACTTTATCAAAGACTATGACGGGTCTTGCGGTCGGATGCACGGACACACCTATAAAGTGCGAGTTGAAGCAACCTCATCGAAGCTTCACCCCTCGCAATACTGTCCCCATCCTATTATGGTTGCCGACTTCAGAAGCTTGCGCTGGGCTAAGCAAGACATGACCAAGGGAGGATTGGATCATTCGGTTCTTAATGAGGTTTTGCCCGAAGGGTACGAAACGACGGCAGAGATGATTGCTCAGTACATTTACGAAGAGACCAAAAAGCGGGTTCCTGACGACGTGCGGCTCAAAGTGGTTGTCTCGGAGACTCCCAACAGTTGGGTCGAGTATGAAGGCGATTGA
- the dpdA gene encoding tRNA-guanine transglycosylase DpdA — MGYPRVLVVTSCTGEKRCKPENQLTLEDFKEKARLQQREAQLTQFACPAGQMYTGQQHLRAMEGVQLLRQSLGREAVDVVILSAGYGVIPEDKTIVPYEVTFNTMKGYEVGEWAKFLGAREAFEKAIAGYDLVFVLLGENYLRSLSLPVETSPDQTLVFLASKTTATHIQGLAARTFILSLSNAEAKRYHCGLVGLKGFLLKRGLEKVAKQPQLLETIYREPKEFERVINTDFVQLELPLEVERVQPVGKNGRKGRLKVKSQTTETNDELKEKDREFLAIPPLPPAPNIHLGMQYFIPEWDDKVDPNYDFYNDISPPGRDTYADDVYAHEIYNIPNYDGILVSKYIIDKSKKKKAKVDEIGIREYIRFSGKVMGDCGAFGYIKEEVPPYTSEQVLDYYQKGGFNYGVSVDHLIVGPFAEPGVREKRYDLTLHNADDFLRKHRAGGYEFKPMGAAQGWNPETYAKAVKACIEMGYDYIALGGLARTPSKQIIEILKAVHPHLTPNTRLHLFGVARMNAIPAFRHLGITSFDSASPLRRAWLGSGDNYNSLSGKKYAAIRVPPVDGYGVRVRRLLEAGVAKRETLKSLEQDALKALRQFDTGNLSLDETLEKVLAYDELVELPRDGKADPKAQAKRRAKHEVMYRKLLEDTPWKSCDCPICKEIQVEVVIFRGNNRNRRRGFHNTYVFYQRFKQIIKNLT; from the coding sequence ATGGGCTACCCCCGTGTCTTAGTCGTAACCTCTTGCACTGGGGAGAAGCGCTGCAAACCTGAAAATCAATTGACCTTAGAGGATTTTAAGGAAAAAGCTCGACTCCAACAACGAGAGGCACAGCTCACTCAATTCGCTTGCCCTGCGGGTCAGATGTACACGGGGCAGCAGCACCTACGGGCAATGGAAGGGGTTCAATTGCTGCGTCAGTCCCTCGGACGGGAAGCTGTAGACGTAGTGATTCTGTCTGCTGGCTATGGCGTCATCCCAGAGGACAAAACTATTGTGCCTTATGAAGTGACTTTCAACACGATGAAGGGCTATGAGGTAGGCGAGTGGGCAAAGTTCTTGGGGGCTAGGGAAGCTTTTGAAAAAGCGATCGCGGGCTATGACCTAGTGTTTGTGCTGCTGGGGGAAAACTATTTGCGCTCGCTCTCTCTCCCGGTTGAAACGTCGCCCGACCAAACTCTTGTATTTTTAGCCTCAAAAACTACTGCTACTCATATTCAAGGTTTGGCAGCAAGGACTTTTATTTTGTCTCTTTCTAATGCTGAAGCAAAGCGCTATCACTGTGGATTAGTGGGTTTGAAGGGATTTTTATTGAAGCGGGGGCTTGAGAAAGTTGCGAAGCAACCACAGTTGCTGGAGACGATTTATCGAGAGCCGAAAGAATTTGAGCGAGTTATTAATACAGATTTCGTGCAACTGGAGTTACCGCTTGAAGTAGAAAGAGTGCAACCTGTAGGGAAGAACGGGAGAAAGGGACGGCTCAAGGTTAAGTCTCAGACAACAGAAACGAACGATGAGTTAAAGGAGAAAGATAGAGAATTTTTGGCAATTCCCCCTTTGCCTCCGGCTCCTAATATTCATTTAGGGATGCAGTATTTTATTCCGGAGTGGGATGATAAAGTCGATCCAAATTATGACTTTTATAACGATATATCGCCCCCAGGAAGAGATACTTATGCAGATGACGTTTATGCCCACGAAATTTACAATATCCCTAACTATGATGGGATTCTAGTCTCTAAATATATTATTGATAAAAGTAAAAAGAAAAAAGCTAAAGTAGACGAGATTGGTATTCGTGAATATATTCGTTTCTCAGGTAAGGTAATGGGAGATTGTGGAGCTTTTGGATACATCAAAGAAGAAGTTCCACCTTATACTTCAGAGCAAGTTCTGGATTACTATCAAAAAGGAGGATTTAATTATGGAGTAAGTGTAGACCATCTAATTGTTGGTCCCTTTGCTGAACCAGGAGTGAGAGAAAAACGCTATGACTTAACTCTTCATAATGCTGATGATTTTCTGCGAAAGCATAGAGCAGGAGGATATGAATTTAAGCCTATGGGTGCAGCTCAAGGCTGGAATCCAGAAACCTATGCTAAAGCAGTTAAAGCTTGTATTGAGATGGGGTATGACTATATAGCGTTAGGTGGACTAGCAAGAACACCAAGTAAGCAAATTATTGAGATTTTAAAGGCAGTTCATCCTCATTTGACTCCTAACACTCGATTGCACTTATTTGGAGTTGCTCGAATGAACGCAATTCCAGCATTTCGGCATCTAGGAATTACTAGCTTTGACTCAGCGAGTCCTCTGCGTAGAGCCTGGTTAGGTTCTGGGGATAATTACAATAGCCTTTCAGGTAAAAAGTACGCAGCTATTCGTGTTCCTCCAGTCGATGGATATGGGGTAAGGGTAAGGCGCTTACTAGAAGCTGGCGTCGCTAAACGAGAAACTCTGAAATCCTTGGAGCAGGATGCTTTAAAGGCTTTACGGCAGTTTGATACAGGAAACTTAAGTTTAGACGAAACGCTTGAGAAAGTTTTGGCTTACGATGAGCTAGTGGAACTTCCTCGCGATGGAAAGGCAGACCCCAAAGCTCAAGCGAAACGTCGGGCGAAGCATGAAGTCATGTACCGGAAATTACTGGAAGATACTCCTTGGAAAAGTTGTGATTGTCCAATTTGCAAAGAGATTCAGGTTGAAGTTGTAATTTTCCGAGGAAATAATCGTAATCGCAGACGAGGTTTTCATAACACTTATGTCTTTTATCAACGTTTTAAGCAGATAATCAAAAATCTAACTTGA
- a CDS encoding DNA sulfur modification protein DndB gives MELVLRAVPVQRGLQSEHQSYVGSLFFGDVARLLNDGHLYVPNDPELPDFAQRKLNPTRVKAIAQYILDTYQEGTTFFPPICINVQPLPTYKDGSIFLPYHAVTLRLTDGQHRCFGIRQALKDIQDKQLEYQVLCQLELGVLLYAALSLEEERQAFRDQNLLVQRPSVSLSHTFDRRSPVVLIAKDLIKRVPQFRNNVEMVENSMGKHNPKLMTFSTLVTATHHMFPNLKSKKDLEPRIDWAATFWATTASVLPNDPWRAKSKEERSVQRQELLAVSAVVFQALGMLARELYLEGVPEEELVKWLARLQEIDWRRSNELWRERGVTQVGATVEPIISNTKTTVDACYKVLREFVGIATVCGAILRDIS, from the coding sequence ATGGAACTTGTGCTTCGAGCTGTGCCTGTACAACGAGGTCTACAGAGTGAGCATCAAAGCTATGTTGGCAGTCTGTTCTTTGGGGATGTCGCTCGACTCCTCAACGATGGTCACCTCTATGTCCCGAACGATCCGGAGTTACCAGATTTTGCCCAGCGGAAACTGAACCCTACAAGGGTCAAAGCGATCGCCCAGTACATTCTGGATACCTATCAGGAAGGCACTACATTTTTTCCACCGATCTGCATCAACGTTCAACCCCTGCCTACTTATAAAGATGGCAGTATCTTTCTTCCTTACCATGCAGTTACATTGCGCCTGACGGACGGTCAACACCGTTGCTTTGGAATTCGTCAAGCTCTCAAAGACATTCAGGACAAGCAATTGGAGTATCAGGTTCTCTGCCAACTAGAACTCGGAGTATTGCTCTACGCAGCTCTGTCTTTAGAGGAAGAACGTCAAGCGTTTCGCGATCAGAACTTGCTAGTGCAAAGACCCAGTGTATCCCTGTCTCATACCTTTGATCGGCGATCGCCTGTCGTTTTAATTGCCAAAGACTTGATTAAGCGAGTCCCCCAGTTTCGCAACAATGTGGAGATGGTTGAGAATAGCATGGGCAAACACAATCCCAAGTTAATGACATTTTCTACCTTGGTCACAGCTACCCATCATATGTTCCCAAATCTGAAGTCTAAGAAGGATTTGGAGCCGAGAATTGATTGGGCAGCAACATTCTGGGCAACAACAGCAAGCGTTCTACCTAACGACCCTTGGAGAGCTAAAAGTAAAGAAGAACGTTCTGTGCAAAGACAGGAGTTACTGGCAGTCAGTGCTGTTGTATTCCAGGCGTTGGGAATGTTGGCTCGCGAACTCTACTTAGAGGGCGTACCGGAGGAGGAGCTTGTTAAGTGGTTGGCTAGACTTCAAGAGATAGACTGGCGACGCTCTAACGAATTGTGGCGCGAGCGAGGAGTAACGCAAGTTGGCGCGACGGTCGAACCTATTATTTCCAATACAAAAACAACAGTGGATGCGTGTTACAAGGTACTGCGTGAGTTTGTTGGTATTGCAACGGTGTGTGGGGCTATCTTAAGGGATATTTCATAA
- a CDS encoding DEAD/DEAH box helicase: MMSLNTKNTDQLILRHLEDIEQERINFGLYETYVTKADIIQRAQEKGENLDEAALEEGLASLEEQRWVLKLDENHYRSRISEIVRLLKNVKQRFRLNDAQSAPYLIQSIRVEFADRRRLARETEFQETIKQLFKNSKTLGLKHLDNARKAVQKGFCKALNIKLDEVRLTSVQERALQQITQKYFQRKGQGYVITGNTGSGKTEAALLPLLLGALQEKMNNIAGCKIILVYPRQTLAKNQLERLSQYVASINQQVYGMARSGVSNQDLTVGIVFGDTPLNDEELRNGYWKEGKPQKDKKPQRGGWEKQDEKYQLPYFTDKNGEPVYAVNLANGECTLKPADSSWELEGFKATRSAIQSNPPDVLIITTEMLHRWLMDAAFNDFFGLPTRRGFPPNFCAPRAVVFDEIHLYDTIHGAQIGLLIRRLRHRLQQAMRSYDGESWQYPLMLGMSATIGNPQKFWQELSGVPYVDEISPDEEKDMEDAQGREYFLFIRPETYSRGKPVGDASTAIQTIMAIAHNMRRRDRDGKEPPKFKSLVFQDSISKVKKLALEFHDAETNKNLARYRLQRSNFSQDVLTSPEFLDGEYWYFDAEDLDQYSTQRQPGTEARSLTSMPFPVYSGSGKGDIEILLQDIIFATTSLEVGYDDASIQFVMQHHAPRNPASFVQKKGRAGRSLQDRPITAVTLSQNSYKDAFYYQNPQLLYDPSEYRPPLNVDNYFVQQFQTIALIFDELARLRQRRDLLRGEFSSVEEHLDEIQQELDKSEIGQKLQYAYKCVTGKSFQKVHPNWREIWDWFKKRMLEDDIRYNFGKNNNLLQICPDLPDNLFSSINLPTVRVMFSGGGEPENWSGADEDISLAFLELAPGKITRRYNPRYHLYWRPLVAFVEPKENFKGRPVPNAVAMERYKYERRSENPGPFNSLLLKQLDQVWGSNWQDYLPLNVEQVYTQAVPQRFYRVRYLELWDFGKDLVNDPKHPNTEWLGAFKPDGSVDLRFGSKREQLDKLYPDKVRSVSPESNSYPLSFSVVKVNTAEQEEVEPRHRLELPPLFKGLVDNLDFYYGEVGENRSMLNVWEVQYGAEARIRLLPDEQLLRQGRKDPHAGMGQNTVRYISEHDGKPTLYGYDLKTEGVRVPYSYEQLRKVAESLFEEIWNDPKRKTHLQDQYLRFLLKSSSWQPKGVEHPLTAFDLRKVADIIATMRAESRATGTEKWQTFLNDLTNPDGLNNLVDMVRTKYWRDHRVFPEDFRERLVSTLTYSNSLTESQSDSAIQGTLFDITAFQAETTPSKEPPTPSNTRQLLEEQVFSKLGKKPEILDYLMDNIVHSLKQATRNLFLTEGSTRDEEIGSHSVLKLTYGKKPWDTSFYVYERNQDGNGATRLASEVLKENPTHLLKRWWEVTLSCPVGDEEDFLKRVLRDNKQLLLNFQETFFQSEPQDRPNPRDFLFPLVEGQVKDKDHDPLLQRLAGLLTSELSIAGQPLRRIGLQSELLHLEDALAERFKRPPTPRELAGYAATQVQQEPTNYPYLAQLMQRYEEHTQNLGLEDEDSEDTANALDRFLAQVENMSLSTCVDACPACLAASCDHGHIDVMRHTISRRYLKMVRHLLTQELTREYGQEPVENLVAIAQQNGGYVILEHQGEPDDAYRLQLKNQGFERIKRDFDHETFIGQQVFYYQGNT; the protein is encoded by the coding sequence ATGATGAGTCTTAACACTAAAAACACCGACCAACTCATTTTGCGTCATCTAGAGGATATTGAGCAGGAGCGGATTAACTTTGGTCTCTACGAAACCTATGTTACAAAGGCTGACATAATACAGCGTGCCCAAGAAAAGGGTGAGAACTTGGACGAGGCTGCATTAGAAGAAGGGTTAGCCAGTCTAGAAGAGCAAAGGTGGGTGCTGAAGCTGGATGAGAATCACTATCGCTCACGAATTAGCGAGATTGTCCGACTCCTCAAGAATGTTAAGCAACGGTTTCGCCTTAATGATGCCCAAAGCGCACCTTATCTAATCCAATCTATCCGTGTTGAGTTTGCCGATCGCCGCAGGCTGGCGCGTGAGACTGAGTTTCAAGAAACTATCAAACAGTTATTTAAAAACAGTAAAACTCTTGGGCTAAAGCATCTAGATAACGCTCGCAAAGCTGTTCAAAAGGGTTTTTGTAAAGCACTAAACATAAAACTAGACGAAGTAAGACTAACCAGTGTGCAAGAACGGGCATTGCAGCAAATCACTCAGAAATATTTCCAACGTAAAGGACAGGGATATGTAATTACTGGCAACACTGGTAGTGGTAAAACTGAAGCTGCGTTACTTCCTCTGCTGCTTGGAGCCTTGCAGGAGAAGATGAACAATATTGCGGGATGTAAAATCATCCTAGTTTATCCTCGGCAGACTTTAGCCAAAAATCAGTTAGAGCGACTCAGCCAGTATGTAGCTTCCATTAACCAGCAAGTTTATGGAATGGCAAGGAGTGGAGTATCGAACCAAGATTTGACTGTAGGAATTGTCTTTGGTGACACTCCCTTAAATGACGAGGAACTGCGTAATGGATACTGGAAAGAGGGAAAACCCCAGAAAGACAAAAAACCCCAGCGTGGAGGTTGGGAAAAGCAGGATGAAAAATACCAACTCCCGTACTTCACAGACAAAAACGGAGAGCCTGTTTATGCAGTCAACCTAGCCAATGGTGAATGTACCCTAAAACCTGCTGACAGCAGTTGGGAGTTGGAGGGCTTTAAGGCTACGCGCAGCGCTATTCAAAGCAACCCACCAGACGTGCTAATTATCACCACTGAAATGCTGCATCGGTGGTTGATGGACGCTGCATTCAATGATTTCTTCGGCTTACCAACTCGCCGAGGTTTTCCACCAAATTTCTGCGCTCCACGAGCTGTCGTATTCGACGAGATTCACCTCTATGACACTATACACGGCGCTCAGATTGGCTTGCTGATTCGCCGTTTACGCCATCGACTACAACAGGCAATGCGTTCGTATGATGGAGAATCTTGGCAATACCCACTGATGTTGGGGATGAGTGCAACGATTGGTAATCCTCAAAAGTTTTGGCAGGAACTTAGCGGGGTTCCGTATGTAGATGAGATTTCACCAGATGAAGAGAAGGACATGGAAGATGCTCAGGGACGAGAGTATTTCCTGTTCATTCGCCCAGAAACTTACTCGCGTGGCAAACCTGTAGGAGATGCCTCAACAGCAATCCAGACGATCATGGCGATCGCCCACAATATGCGTCGGCGAGACAGAGATGGCAAAGAACCCCCTAAGTTCAAAAGCCTCGTGTTTCAAGACTCTATCAGTAAAGTCAAAAAGTTAGCACTTGAGTTCCACGATGCCGAAACTAACAAGAATCTAGCACGCTACAGACTTCAGCGGTCTAACTTCAGCCAAGACGTACTAACCTCTCCAGAGTTTCTCGATGGTGAATATTGGTACTTTGATGCTGAAGACCTCGATCAATACTCCACACAACGCCAACCCGGAACAGAAGCGCGATCGCTCACTTCAATGCCTTTTCCCGTGTACAGCGGTAGTGGTAAAGGAGATATCGAAATTCTGCTGCAAGACATCATCTTTGCTACTACTTCATTAGAAGTTGGCTACGACGACGCCAGCATCCAATTTGTAATGCAGCACCACGCCCCTCGTAACCCAGCCAGCTTCGTGCAAAAGAAGGGCAGGGCTGGTCGTTCCCTCCAAGACCGTCCTATCACTGCGGTCACCCTCTCACAAAACTCTTACAAGGATGCCTTCTATTATCAGAACCCGCAACTCCTCTACGATCCTTCCGAGTATCGCCCACCTCTCAACGTCGATAACTATTTTGTGCAGCAATTTCAAACCATCGCCCTAATCTTTGATGAGTTGGCGCGTCTCAGACAACGACGAGACTTACTCAGGGGGGAATTCAGCAGTGTTGAAGAGCATTTGGACGAAATACAGCAGGAGTTGGATAAATCCGAGATTGGGCAGAAACTTCAGTACGCCTACAAGTGTGTAACAGGCAAATCGTTTCAAAAAGTTCACCCTAATTGGAGAGAGATCTGGGATTGGTTTAAAAAGCGGATGCTTGAAGATGATATCCGCTATAACTTTGGAAAAAACAACAATCTGCTCCAGATTTGTCCAGACTTACCGGACAACCTGTTTAGCTCTATCAATCTGCCTACAGTTCGGGTCATGTTTTCGGGAGGCGGGGAGCCAGAAAACTGGTCAGGGGCAGACGAGGATATCTCTCTTGCTTTCTTAGAATTGGCTCCCGGCAAGATCACGCGCCGCTACAACCCTCGCTACCATCTTTACTGGCGACCCTTAGTTGCTTTTGTAGAACCAAAGGAAAATTTTAAAGGAAGACCAGTGCCCAATGCAGTAGCTATGGAGCGATATAAGTATGAAAGACGCTCGGAAAATCCTGGACCCTTCAATTCTCTGCTTCTCAAGCAGCTTGATCAAGTATGGGGGAGTAATTGGCAAGATTACTTACCCTTGAATGTAGAGCAAGTTTACACTCAAGCTGTACCGCAGCGTTTCTATCGAGTTCGCTATTTGGAACTGTGGGATTTTGGTAAGGACTTAGTTAATGATCCAAAGCATCCGAATACTGAATGGTTGGGTGCGTTTAAGCCTGACGGTAGCGTAGATTTGAGGTTTGGAAGCAAAAGGGAACAGCTTGACAAGCTTTATCCAGACAAGGTTCGTTCAGTCTCCCCAGAGTCTAATAGCTACCCCTTGTCTTTCAGCGTGGTCAAGGTAAATACGGCAGAGCAAGAGGAAGTAGAGCCTCGGCACAGACTAGAATTGCCACCCCTATTCAAAGGATTGGTCGATAATCTGGATTTCTACTATGGCGAAGTCGGGGAAAATCGCTCAATGCTCAATGTCTGGGAAGTTCAATACGGAGCTGAGGCTCGTATTCGGTTGCTGCCTGATGAGCAGTTGCTACGTCAAGGCAGGAAAGACCCGCACGCGGGGATGGGTCAAAACACAGTTAGATACATTAGCGAACACGATGGGAAGCCCACCCTATACGGCTATGACTTGAAAACCGAGGGAGTACGGGTTCCCTATTCATACGAACAGCTACGCAAAGTAGCTGAGTCTTTGTTCGAGGAGATATGGAATGATCCTAAACGCAAGACTCACTTACAAGACCAGTACCTTCGATTCTTGCTCAAGTCGAGTTCTTGGCAACCAAAGGGAGTAGAACATCCCTTAACTGCTTTCGACCTGCGTAAAGTAGCAGACATCATTGCAACCATGCGTGCGGAGTCACGAGCGACGGGAACGGAGAAGTGGCAAACTTTTTTAAACGATCTGACTAATCCCGATGGGTTGAATAATCTAGTAGATATGGTGCGTACCAAGTACTGGCGTGACCACCGAGTTTTTCCTGAAGACTTTAGAGAGCGATTGGTTTCAACTCTGACCTATTCCAATAGCCTTACTGAATCTCAGAGTGATAGTGCCATTCAAGGCACGCTATTTGATATAACCGCATTTCAAGCTGAAACAACTCCATCTAAAGAACCACCAACACCCTCAAATACTCGACAACTTTTGGAGGAGCAGGTTTTCTCTAAACTCGGTAAGAAACCTGAAATCTTGGACTACTTGATGGACAACATAGTTCATTCACTGAAACAGGCAACAAGGAATCTGTTTCTGACAGAAGGTAGCACTCGTGATGAGGAGATAGGCAGCCACAGTGTACTAAAATTAACCTACGGGAAAAAGCCTTGGGATACTTCCTTTTACGTTTACGAACGCAACCAAGATGGTAATGGGGCGACAAGGCTCGCATCAGAGGTACTTAAAGAAAATCCGACCCATTTACTTAAGCGTTGGTGGGAAGTAACTTTATCGTGTCCCGTAGGTGATGAAGAAGACTTTTTGAAGAGAGTTTTACGAGACAATAAGCAGCTACTTCTGAACTTCCAAGAAACATTTTTCCAATCCGAACCACAGGACAGACCAAACCCCAGAGATTTTCTTTTCCCTCTTGTTGAGGGACAGGTTAAAGATAAGGATCATGATCCTTTACTCCAGCGTTTAGCTGGATTGCTCACCAGTGAGCTGAGCATTGCAGGGCAACCCTTGCGCCGCATTGGCTTACAAAGTGAGTTGCTGCATCTGGAAGATGCCTTGGCTGAGAGATTTAAGCGACCTCCAACTCCAAGGGAACTGGCAGGTTACGCAGCCACGCAAGTTCAACAGGAGCCAACAAACTATCCTTATCTAGCTCAGTTGATGCAGAGGTATGAAGAGCATACCCAAAACTTAGGTTTAGAGGATGAAGATTCGGAGGACACGGCAAATGCATTAGACCGATTCCTGGCTCAAGTTGAGAATATGAGTCTGAGTACTTGTGTGGATGCCTGTCCAGCTTGTTTGGCAGCTAGTTGCGATCATGGACATATTGATGTGATGCGTCATACCATTTCTCGGCGTTACTTGAAAATGGTTCGCCATCTTTTGACCCAAGAACTGACTCGTGAATACGGTCAGGAGCCTGTTGAAAACTTGGTGGCGATCGCTCAGCAGAACGGGGGTTATGTAATCCTCGAACATCAAGGCGAACCCGATGACGCTTATAGGCTTCAGCTCAAAAATCAGGGATTTGAAAGAATTAAGCGGGACTTCGACCATGAAACTTTTATTGGGCAACAGGTGTTCTATTACCAAGGAAATACATGA
- a CDS encoding phospholipase D-like domain-containing protein: protein MKVYGNYPEPTLSRGLAKLLVDSLDAMGEVWLITPWFKDVRLAIAQLGDFASLLGGQREEIELSQLLTRIAEQHRLRVITKPPGELIPFRTLKRLAYKIDLRKRLLEEREEEEDLQGYGIIEEVIEEFNTEIEQLTSATTVHAETIRIGRMLQAKGAELYYLDKLHAKLLWTPIGALIGSANFTNGGLSYNDELMVEITDPTALPKLQLVAQQMGNRAVLAQEYSLNKTLEREEYRVKDYLAFTDSQELQNFPDLQNLLKQINQWIK, encoded by the coding sequence ATGAAAGTTTATGGTAACTATCCAGAACCCACCCTTTCTAGGGGTTTAGCCAAGTTGCTCGTGGATTCGCTGGATGCCATGGGTGAGGTTTGGCTGATTACCCCCTGGTTTAAAGATGTTCGTTTAGCGATCGCTCAACTGGGAGACTTTGCCAGTTTGCTGGGTGGGCAAAGAGAGGAAATTGAATTGAGCCAATTGCTCACCCGTATAGCTGAACAACACAGGCTCCGCGTAATTACTAAGCCTCCAGGAGAACTAATCCCTTTTAGGACACTTAAGCGTCTAGCATACAAGATTGACTTACGAAAACGCTTGCTGGAGGAAAGAGAGGAAGAAGAAGATTTACAAGGTTACGGCATTATCGAAGAGGTCATAGAGGAGTTCAATACAGAGATTGAGCAGCTAACTAGTGCAACTACCGTACACGCGGAAACTATTCGTATTGGTCGAATGCTACAGGCAAAGGGAGCTGAACTATACTACTTAGATAAACTCCACGCTAAGTTGCTCTGGACTCCCATAGGAGCATTGATTGGAAGTGCTAACTTCACCAATGGTGGGCTAAGTTATAACGACGAGCTGATGGTAGAAATAACTGACCCGACTGCGCTTCCGAAGTTACAACTCGTGGCTCAGCAGATGGGAAATAGAGCAGTACTAGCACAGGAGTACAGCCTTAATAAAACCTTAGAGCGAGAGGAATACCGAGTAAAGGACTATTTAGCTTTTACCGATAGTCAAGAGCTTCAAAATTTTCCCGATTTACAAAATTTATTGAAACAGATAAATCAATGGATTAAGTAG
- a CDS encoding nucleotide pyrophosphohydrolase, translating into MADYTLREVQQQVDNWVSEVGKGYWSPHEMLARLVEEVGETARLINHLYGPKQKKNSEQAQELSSELADILFTVICLANSQGIDLQEAFEQMMQKYSVRDSNRYQ; encoded by the coding sequence ATGGCTGATTACACTCTAAGAGAAGTCCAGCAACAGGTTGATAATTGGGTATCTGAAGTCGGTAAGGGATACTGGAGTCCTCACGAAATGCTGGCACGCTTGGTCGAAGAAGTAGGCGAGACTGCCCGACTAATCAACCATCTGTACGGTCCCAAACAGAAAAAGAACAGCGAACAGGCTCAAGAACTCTCCAGCGAACTGGCAGACATTCTATTTACCGTCATCTGCCTTGCTAACTCCCAAGGTATTGACTTGCAGGAGGCGTTTGAGCAAATGATGCAAAAGTACTCGGTAAGAGATAGCAACAGATATCAGTGA
- a CDS encoding DUF4351 domain-containing protein, translating into MIDHDRLFKELLSTFFVEFIELFLPDVMAYLEPEELTFLDKEVFTDVTAGERYEADLLVQAQWRGEPSCFLIHVENQAKAQANFGKRMFRYFARLSEKYDLPIYPVVLFSYDQPKLAAASQFRVEFPEFRVLEFNYRVIQLNRLNWRDYLGQANPVASALMAKMQIAPEDRPKVKAQCLRLLVTLRLDPARMQLISGFIDTYLSLTESEEQAFQSELGRIEPEQQERVMQIVTSWMRTGIEQGRREGEVSIVMRLLKRKVGELNPEVETKVRELSESQLEALSEALLDFTSINDLIYWFDRHEKHGLISIILRQLQRKVGEFEPEVEAQVRGLEVAQLEELSEALLDFEHLGDLTDWLRNLERGEEG; encoded by the coding sequence ATGATTGACCACGATCGCTTGTTCAAAGAACTCCTGTCTACCTTTTTTGTGGAGTTTATCGAGCTATTTCTGCCCGATGTCATGGCTTACTTGGAACCGGAGGAGTTGACGTTTCTGGATAAGGAAGTGTTTACCGATGTCACGGCAGGAGAGCGTTATGAAGCCGATTTACTCGTGCAAGCTCAGTGGAGAGGTGAGCCATCTTGTTTCCTCATCCATGTAGAGAATCAAGCCAAAGCCCAAGCGAACTTTGGCAAGCGAATGTTTCGGTATTTTGCTCGGTTGTCCGAGAAGTACGATTTGCCCATTTATCCGGTTGTGCTGTTTTCTTACGACCAACCAAAACTTGCCGCAGCCAGTCAGTTCCGAGTTGAGTTCCCCGAATTTCGAGTGCTGGAATTCAACTATCGCGTGATTCAACTGAATCGTCTCAATTGGCGCGACTATTTGGGACAGGCGAATCCAGTGGCGAGTGCCTTGATGGCTAAGATGCAGATTGCGCCGGAAGATCGTCCCAAGGTGAAAGCCCAATGTCTGCGGTTGTTGGTGACGTTGCGGTTAGACCCAGCGAGGATGCAGTTGATTTCAGGTTTTATCGATACCTATCTAAGCCTTACGGAGTCGGAGGAACAAGCGTTTCAGTCGGAACTTGGTAGGATTGAGCCAGAGCAACAGGAGCGGGTTATGCAGATTGTGACCAGTTGGATGCGAACGGGGATTGAGCAAGGGAGACGCGAGGGAGAAGTCTCTATCGTGATGCGGTTACTCAAGCGTAAGGTTGGGGAACTTAACCCAGAAGTTGAGACGAAAGTTCGGGAGTTGTCAGAGAGTCAATTAGAAGCGTTGAGCGAAGCGCTGTTAGATTTTACAAGTATTAATGATTTAATTTATTGGTTTGACCGCCACGAGAAACACGGATTAATCTCGATTATCTTGCGTCAGCTTCAGCGTAAGGTTGGGGAATTTGAGCCGGAGGTTGAGGCGCAAGTGAGGGGATTAGAAGTAGCACAGTTGGAAGAGTTGAGTGAGGCGCTGTTAGATTTTGAGCATCTGGGGGATTTAACGGATTGGTTGAGGAATTTGGAAAGGGGAGAGGAGGGTTGA